The Castanea sativa cultivar Marrone di Chiusa Pesio chromosome 11, ASM4071231v1 genome contains a region encoding:
- the LOC142617788 gene encoding putative disease resistance protein RGA1 codes for MSSKIKAMRQKLNAIAEDRKNFRLEEYHAETNVVSRKREPTHSFVREEEVIGREEDKKAIIDQLFDSNVEENVSVIPIVGIGGLGKTTLAQYVYNDEEVQKCFQLKMWACISDVFELKLIIEKIIASTSGNSSGNLVIDQLQSQLREKIDGKKYLLVLDDIWNEDREKWLKLKSLLMGGSKGSKIIITTRNRLVAEITQTVSPYFLEGLSKNQSWDLFRQVAFRKGQETSNPKLVTIGGEIVNMCRGVPLAIKSIGNMLYFKEKESEWSFVKSKIEANVTQGGEILPILKLSYDHLPSHLKSCFTYCSLFPKDYEMDKETMIQLWIAQGFVQSSNKNQQLEDVGDEYFKDLLWRSFFEEVTTYKGLRYKMHDLIHDLAESIIGEECKLVSFDGKDINEKNRHVSCPFKINPSFRETLSLLVKAVKPRTFLLTFDEEFSGALEESMLNTIILRFKSLRALDLHALNITSIPNSIGKLIHLKYLDVSFNKDIETLPDSITTLLNLQILKLNDCKGLKELPKKFRELVSLKHLYNDGCDNLSHMPCGLGQMTSLQTLPIFIVSTSSHTGGLGELKDLKNLRGTLEITHLERLEESNSESIVVNLREKQHLEKLILKWYHQDQVVNNDDVKLLEDPQPHENLKYLEVYQYKGVKFSSWVSSLTNLVDLNIVNCYKCRYLPPLSHLPSLKSLRLYSLNDLEYISDNDMSKEVSASSTALSTPFFPSLKSLTIWACPNLKGWWGRTGRDLVATTSASTPDHSQDQSHNSLPLFPLLSYLLIRNCPKMTSMPLFPNLEESLYLENVILKPLQETMSMSFLVPSSSSSLSSSSPLSKLNYMILDSIEDIESLPAKWALYSLEELQIWNCPRLTSMSGAVRNLTSLCSLSIRCCEEFDPLRDMHDDGMEWRCLICLRELRFEGIPKLKSLPVGLQCISTLKELTISNCPNLMTLPELTSLEFLRIERCEPNLTSLREISCLTSLRSLRIQRFPNLTTFPESIRNPISLEKLFILHCPNLTTLPNDGCLKSLRELVIWDCPQLSEKYKNKIEKDFPNLEIKWNRL; via the coding sequence ATGAGTAGTAAAATAAAGGCAATGAGGCAAAAACTAAATGCGATAGCAGAAGATAGGAAAAACTTTCGCTTGGAAGAATACCATGCAGAGACAAATGTTGTGAGTAGGAAGAGGGAACCAACTCACTCATTTGTACGTGAAGAAGAAGTTATTGGGAGGGAAGAGGACAAAAAGGCGATCATAGACCAATTATTTGATTCTAATGTAGAAGAGAATGTTTCAGTCATTCCAATTGTGGGGATCGGGGGGTTAGGGAAAACTACACTCGCTCAATATGTGTACAATGATGAGGAAGTTCAAAAATGTTTTCAGTTAAAAATGTGGGCGTGCATCTCTGATGTCTTTgagttaaaattaattattgagaAGATAATAGCATCTACTTCTGGTAATTCATCTGGAAACCTTGTAATAGATCAGTTGCAAAGTCAACTTCGTGAAAAAATTGATGGAAAGAAATACTTACTTGTATTAGATGATATATGGAATGAAGATCGTGAAAAATGGCTTAAGTTGAAAAGTCTTTTAATGGGTGGTTCCAAAGGCAGTAAGATTATAATAACTACTCGTAATAGATTGGTTGCAGAGATTACACAGACAGTTTCACCATATTTTCTTGAAGGTCTGTCCAAAAATCAGTCTTGGGATTTATTTAGGCAAGTGGCATTTAGAAAAGGGCAAGAGACCAGCAATCCTAAACTAGTGACAATTGGAGGGGAGATTGTAAACATGTGTCGAGGGGTACCACTTGCTATAAAGTCCATAGGAAATATGTTATACTTCAAGGAAAAAGAGTCTGAATGGTCATTCGTGAAGAGTAAAATAGAAGCAAATGTAACTCAAGGGGgtgaaattttaccaattttaaaGTTGAGCTATGATCATCTCCCATCACATTTGAAGAGTTGTTTCACTTATTGCTCTTTGTTTCCCAAAGATTATGAGATGGATAAGGAAACAATGATACAACTATGGATAGCACAAGGGTTTGTCCAATCATCAAACAAAAACCAACAATTAGAGGATGTTGGTGATGAGTATTTCAAGGATTTACTTTGGAGGTCCTTCTTTGAAGAAGTAACGACTTACAAAGGCTTAAGATACAAGATGCATGATTTAATTCATGATCTTGCAGAATCTATCATAGGCGAGGAGTGCAAGCTTGTTAGTTTTGATGGCAAagatattaatgaaaaaaatcgTCATGTATCATGTCCATTTAAAATTAACCCATCTTTTAGGGAAACTTTAAGCTTGTTGGTTAAAGCAGTCAAGCCACGTACATTTCTTCTAACATTTGATGAGGAGTTCTCTGGTGCCTTGGAGGAGTCAATGTTGAATACAATTATTTTGAGATTCAAGAGCTTGCGTGCATTAGATTTACATGCATTGAACATTACATCAATACCAAATTCTATAGGGAAGTTAATACATCTAAAGTATCTTGATGTTTCTTTTAATAAGGATATTGAAACTCTCCCTGATTCAATTACTACATTGTTGAATTTGCAAATACTAAAACTTAATGATTGTAAAGGTCTTAAAGAATTACCCAAAAAGTTTAGAGAATTGGTTAGCCTCAAACATCTTTATAATGATGGTTGTGATAATTTGAGTCATATGCCTTGTGGATTAGGGCAAATGACTTCACTTCAAACATTACCAATATTCATTGTGAGCACCTCCTCCCACACTGGGGGATTAGGCGAATTGAAGGACCTAAAAAACCTGCGAGGTACATTAGAGATCACACATTTAGAACGGTTGGAAGAATCTAACTCAGAATCCATTGTTGTGAATTTAAGGGAGAAGCAACATcttgaaaaattgatattaaaatGGTATCATCAAGATCAAGTAGTTAATAATGACGATGTGAAGTTATTAGAAGACCCCCAACCACACGAAAATCTCAAATATTTGGAAGTGTATCAGTACAAGGGTGTGAAATTTTCAAGTTGGGTCTCTTCTCTCACAAATCTTGTTGATTTAAATATAGTAAATTGTTACAAATGCCGATATCTGCCACCATTGTCTCATCTCCCCTCTTTAAAATCTCTAAGGCTTTATTCGTTGAATGATTTGGAGTACATATCCGATAATGATATGAGTAAAGAGGTGTCAGCTTCATCCACAGCATTATCAACACCGTTCTTCCCATCTCTAAAGTCACTCACAATATGGGCATGTCCTAATTTGAAGGGATGGTGGGGAAGAACAGGGAGGGATTTAGTTGCAACAACATCTGCGTCAACACCAGATCATTCACAAGATCAGTCTCACAACTCACTGCCTTtatttcctcttctttcttattTGTTGATTAGAAATTGCCCTAAAATGACTTCCATGCCCCTGTTTCCCAATCTTGAAGAATCTCTATATTTAGAGAATGTCATTTTGAAGCCTTTGCAAGAGACAATGTCAATGAGTTTTTTAGTTCCCTCTTCCTCCTCTTCATTAtcctcttcttctcctctctccaaattaaattatatgattttggATTCTATAGAAGATATAGAGTCTCTTCCGGCTAAGTGGGCACTATATTCTCTCGAGGAACTACAAATTTGGAATTGCCCTAGACTAACATCTATGTCTGGAGCGGTGCGTAATCTCACCTCCCTCTGTTCGCTATCAATTCGCTGTTGTGAGGAGTTCGATCCATTAAGAGACATGCATGATGATGGCATGGAATGGCGATGCCTCATTTGCCTCCGTGAATTACGTTTCGAAGGCATTCCGAAACTGAAGTCTCTACCTGTGGGTCTTCAATGTATTTCCACCCTAAAAGAGCTCACCATTTCAAACTGTCCAAATTTAATGACTCTGCCAGAGCTCACCTCACTTGAATTTCTTCGGATTGAAAGATGCGAGCCTAATCTGACATCACTTCGTGAGATTAGTTGTCTCACTTCTTTACGGTCGCTGCGGATTCAACGCTTTCCCAATTTGACTACTTTCCCCGAATCAATTAGGAATCCAATCTCACTTGAAAAGCTTTTCATTTTGCATTGTCCCAATCTCACAACACTACCTAATGATGGTTGTCTCAAGTCTTTACGAGAACTGGTAATTTGGGATTGTCCTCAGTTatctgaaaaatacaaaaataaaatcgaAAAGGATTTCCCTAATTTGGAAATCAAATGGAATCGCTTATGA